The following are from one region of the Melioribacteraceae bacterium 4301-Me genome:
- the cas7i gene encoding type I-B CRISPR-associated protein Cas7/Cst2/DevR — protein MKNITLTMIFEGSALNRDEKVGGNILSIKKMNVNGEIKSYIGKPAIRHYLFETLQKAYSDNWEGAKLTGQGQVVQFDIAEDDILTKSELDAFGYMYTISGDNSITRKSPVGITKAISTFSYEQDIAFYANHDLVGRAIKQGNSVKPNPYNKEEHTSLYKFSVTLDAKKFGEDIWIMKNKHYEYQKNDLNFLNIEIASPKSIILENVESKEDENGDIFYEIQVQKQNRKIIINGNEIIVDYDLMKKSKIKKSEDTKLNFIPEIVKVSQKDDKEKLKKEQQKASNDFEIIDYEENEEEKTYTFSVSRKPIYSSGDKTLTLELGAVKSFEIKNKNGNEYEIERGKIKIESISSNGPFKITFSLKDDEKQKRIKNILEVFKNGLCAQSSGEANTIVPLFIIASGVKIPSPIFHSYIDVKREDDKFKIIGIKDCLSNGWIDGQVYIQDCERIPVDIQDGKVTKDWNTFMKSLNNKEEDKNASSTN, from the coding sequence ATGAAGAACATAACATTAACAATGATTTTTGAAGGTTCAGCATTGAACCGCGATGAAAAAGTAGGTGGTAACATTCTTTCAATTAAAAAAATGAATGTTAACGGTGAAATTAAATCTTACATCGGTAAACCAGCTATCAGACACTATTTGTTTGAAACTTTGCAAAAAGCTTATTCTGATAATTGGGAAGGAGCTAAATTAACAGGTCAAGGTCAAGTAGTACAATTTGATATTGCTGAGGATGATATTTTAACTAAATCAGAATTAGATGCATTTGGCTATATGTACACAATTAGTGGAGATAATTCTATTACAAGAAAAAGTCCGGTGGGTATAACAAAAGCAATTTCTACATTTTCTTATGAACAAGATATTGCCTTTTATGCAAATCACGATTTAGTAGGCAGAGCAATAAAACAAGGAAACAGCGTTAAACCAAATCCTTATAACAAAGAAGAACATACCTCTCTTTATAAATTTAGTGTAACACTTGATGCAAAAAAATTTGGAGAAGATATATGGATTATGAAAAATAAACATTACGAATATCAAAAAAATGATTTAAACTTCTTAAATATTGAAATTGCTTCTCCTAAATCAATTATTCTTGAAAACGTTGAGAGCAAAGAAGATGAAAATGGCGATATTTTCTATGAGATACAGGTTCAAAAACAGAACAGGAAGATTATTATTAATGGGAATGAAATAATCGTTGATTATGATTTAATGAAAAAAAGTAAAATCAAAAAGTCTGAAGATACGAAGTTAAACTTTATCCCAGAAATTGTAAAAGTTTCTCAAAAAGATGATAAAGAAAAATTAAAAAAGGAACAGCAAAAAGCTTCTAACGATTTTGAAATAATCGACTATGAAGAGAATGAAGAAGAAAAAACTTATACTTTCTCTGTATCAAGAAAACCAATCTATTCCAGTGGCGATAAAACATTAACTTTAGAATTAGGGGCTGTAAAATCTTTCGAGATAAAAAACAAAAATGGGAATGAATATGAAATAGAGAGAGGAAAAATTAAAATTGAGAGCATATCATCTAACGGACCTTTTAAAATAACTTTTTCATTGAAAGACGATGAAAAACAAAAAAGAATTAAAAATATTCTAGAGGTGTTCAAAAATGGTCTATGCGCCCAATCCAGTGGCGAAGCTAATACAATCGTTCCATTATTTATTATTGCTAGTGGAGTGAAAATCCCTTCCCCCATTTTTCATAGTTATATTGACGTTAAAAGAGAAGACGACAAGTTCAAAATAATCGGCATTAAAGATTGTTTGAGTAACGGATGGATAGATGGTCAAGTATACATACAAGATTGCGAAAGAATTCCGGTAGATATACAAGATGGAAAAGTAACCAAAGATTGGAATACATTTATGAAAAGCCTCAATAATAAAGAAGAGGATAAAAATGCATCTTCTACGAATTAA